Proteins encoded together in one Mus pahari chromosome 9, PAHARI_EIJ_v1.1, whole genome shotgun sequence window:
- the Nab2 gene encoding NGFI-A-binding protein 2 isoform X1, whose product MHRAPSPTAEQPPGRGDNARRTPQPRFKASAPAMALPRTLGELQLYRVLQRANLLSYYETFIQQGGDDVQQLCEAGEEEFLEIMALVGMATKPLHVRRLQKALREWATNPGLFSQPVPAVPVSSIPLFKISETAGTRKGSMSNGHGSPGEKAGSARSFSPKSPLELGEKLSPLPGGPGAGDPRIWPGQSTPESDVGAGGEEEAGSPPFSPPAGGGFPEGPGAGGVAAGGAGCGPDRLEPEMVRMVVESVERIFRSFPRGDAGEITSLLKLNKKLARSVGHIFEMDDNDSQKEEEIRKYSSIYGRLDSKRREGKQLSLHELTINEAAAQFCMRDNTLLLRRVELFSLSRQVARESTYLSSLKGSRLHSEELGGPPLKKLKQEVGEQSHNEIQQPPPGPESYAAPYRPSLEEDSASLSGESLDGHLQAVGSCPRLTPPPADLPLALPAHGLWSRHILQQTLMDEGLRLARLVSHDRVGRLSPCVPAKPPLAEFEEGLLDRCPAPGPHPALVEGRRSSVKVEAEASRQ is encoded by the exons ATGCACAGAGCTCCCTCTCCTACAGCGGAGCAGCCACCTGGCAGAGGGGATAACGCACGCCGGACCCCGCAACCCAGATTCAA gGCAAGTGCCCCAGCCATGGCACTGCCTCGGACGCTGGGTGAGCTGCAGCTGTACCGGGTCCTGCAGCGCGCCAACCTCCTCTCTTACTACGAGACCTTCATCCAGCAGGGAGGGGATGATGTACAGCAGCTGTGTGAGGCGGGCGAGGAGGAGTTCCTGGAAATCATGGCACTCGTGGGCATGGCCACCAAACCACTCCATGTCCGACGTCTACAGAAGGCTCTGAGAGAATGGGCCACCAACCCAGGACTCTTCAGCCAACCAGTGCCTGCTGTGCCCGTCTCCAGCATCCCGCTTTTCAAGATCTCCGAGACAGCTGGTACCCGGAAAGGGAGCATGAGCAATGGACACGGCAGCCCAGGAGAAAAGGCGGGCAGTGCTCGAAGCTTTAGCCCCAAGAGTCCCCTTGAACTTGGAGAGAAGTTGTCGCCACTTCCTGGAGGACCTGGGGCAGGGGATCCCCGGATCTGGCCAGGCCAGAGCACTCCAGAATCTGATGTTGGagcagggggagaagaggaggccgggtctccccctttctccccacctGCAGGGGGAGGATTCCCTGAGGGGCCTGGGGCTGGGGGGGTGGCCGCAGGTGGCGCAGGGTGTGGTCCAGACCGCCTGGAACCAGAGATGGTGCGAATGGTGGTGGAAAGTGTGGAGAGGATCTTCCGGAGTTTCCCCAGGGGTGACGCTGGAGAGATCACATCCCTTTTGAAGCTGAATAAGAAGCTGGCGCGGAGTGTGGGGCACATCTTTGAGATGGATGACAACGACAGCCAGAAAGAGGAGGAGATCCGAAAGTACAGCAGCATCTATGGCCGCTTGGATTCCAAACGGCGGGAGGGCAAACAGCTTAGCTTGCACGAG CTGACCATCAATGAGGCTGCTGCCCAGTTCTGCATGAGGGACAACACTCTTTTACTGCGAAGGGTAGAACTCTTCTCACTGTCCCGACAAGTGGCCCGAGAGAGCACCTATCTTTCTTCCTTGAAGGGATCCAG gCTTCACTCTGAAGAATTGGGAGGCCCACcactgaagaaactgaaacaaGAG GTTGGAGAACAGAGTCATAATGAAATCCAGCAGCCTCCTCCAGGCCCTGAGTCCTATGCAGCCCCCTACCGCCCCAGCCTAGAGGAGGACAGCGCCAGTCTGTCTGGGGAGAGCCTGGATGGCCACTTGCAGG CTGTGGGGTCGTGCCCAAGGCTGACGCCGCCCCCTGCTGACCTGCCCCTGGCATTGCCAGCCCATGGGCTATGGAGCCGCCACATCTTGCAGCAGACACTGATGGATGAGGGGCTGCGGCTCGCCCGCCTCGTCTCCCATGATCGTGTGGGCCGCCTCAGCCCCTGTGTGCCTGCGAAGCCGCCTCTCGCAG
- the Nab2 gene encoding NGFI-A-binding protein 2 isoform X2 — translation MHRAPSPTAEQPPGRGDNARRTPQPRFKASAPAMALPRTLGELQLYRVLQRANLLSYYETFIQQGGDDVQQLCEAGEEEFLEIMALVGMATKPLHVRRLQKALREWATNPGLFSQPVPAVPVSSIPLFKISETAGTRKGSMSNGHGSPGEKAGSARSFSPKSPLELGEKLSPLPGGPGAGDPRIWPGQSTPESDVGAGGEEEAGSPPFSPPAGGGFPEGPGAGGVAAGGAGCGPDRLEPEMVRMVVESVERIFRSFPRGDAGEITSLLKLNKKLARSVGHIFEMDDNDSQKEEEIRKYSSIYGRLDSKRREGKQLSLHELTINEAAAQFCMRDNTLLLRRVELFSLSRQVARESTYLSSLKGSRLHSEELGGPPLKKLKQEVGEQSHNEIQQPPPGPESYAAPYRPSLEEDSASLSGESLDGHLQEFEEGLLDRCPAPGPHPALVEGRRSSVKVEAEASRQ, via the exons ATGCACAGAGCTCCCTCTCCTACAGCGGAGCAGCCACCTGGCAGAGGGGATAACGCACGCCGGACCCCGCAACCCAGATTCAA gGCAAGTGCCCCAGCCATGGCACTGCCTCGGACGCTGGGTGAGCTGCAGCTGTACCGGGTCCTGCAGCGCGCCAACCTCCTCTCTTACTACGAGACCTTCATCCAGCAGGGAGGGGATGATGTACAGCAGCTGTGTGAGGCGGGCGAGGAGGAGTTCCTGGAAATCATGGCACTCGTGGGCATGGCCACCAAACCACTCCATGTCCGACGTCTACAGAAGGCTCTGAGAGAATGGGCCACCAACCCAGGACTCTTCAGCCAACCAGTGCCTGCTGTGCCCGTCTCCAGCATCCCGCTTTTCAAGATCTCCGAGACAGCTGGTACCCGGAAAGGGAGCATGAGCAATGGACACGGCAGCCCAGGAGAAAAGGCGGGCAGTGCTCGAAGCTTTAGCCCCAAGAGTCCCCTTGAACTTGGAGAGAAGTTGTCGCCACTTCCTGGAGGACCTGGGGCAGGGGATCCCCGGATCTGGCCAGGCCAGAGCACTCCAGAATCTGATGTTGGagcagggggagaagaggaggccgggtctccccctttctccccacctGCAGGGGGAGGATTCCCTGAGGGGCCTGGGGCTGGGGGGGTGGCCGCAGGTGGCGCAGGGTGTGGTCCAGACCGCCTGGAACCAGAGATGGTGCGAATGGTGGTGGAAAGTGTGGAGAGGATCTTCCGGAGTTTCCCCAGGGGTGACGCTGGAGAGATCACATCCCTTTTGAAGCTGAATAAGAAGCTGGCGCGGAGTGTGGGGCACATCTTTGAGATGGATGACAACGACAGCCAGAAAGAGGAGGAGATCCGAAAGTACAGCAGCATCTATGGCCGCTTGGATTCCAAACGGCGGGAGGGCAAACAGCTTAGCTTGCACGAG CTGACCATCAATGAGGCTGCTGCCCAGTTCTGCATGAGGGACAACACTCTTTTACTGCGAAGGGTAGAACTCTTCTCACTGTCCCGACAAGTGGCCCGAGAGAGCACCTATCTTTCTTCCTTGAAGGGATCCAG gCTTCACTCTGAAGAATTGGGAGGCCCACcactgaagaaactgaaacaaGAG GTTGGAGAACAGAGTCATAATGAAATCCAGCAGCCTCCTCCAGGCCCTGAGTCCTATGCAGCCCCCTACCGCCCCAGCCTAGAGGAGGACAGCGCCAGTCTGTCTGGGGAGAGCCTGGATGGCCACTTGCAGG